The following proteins are encoded in a genomic region of Salminus brasiliensis chromosome 17, fSalBra1.hap2, whole genome shotgun sequence:
- the rgs13b gene encoding regulator of G-protein signaling 21 isoform X2 gives MTGLISEPLIKHFSMDRDDCKRSKNLGKNFMCRLQCMFSRSSAPERLSLEDTQQWSQSLERLLESKYGLATFRTFLKSEFSDENIEFWLTCEDYKKIRSSFRMTSRAKKIYEQFVKAESPKEINIDYHTKEQIKRNVKSPTTQCFDEAQKIVYGLMERDSYPRFLRSEMYRTLLDSLAADAARG, from the exons ATGACCGGCCTAATCTCTGAGCCGCTCATAAAGCATTTCAGCATGGATAGAGATGACTGCAAGAGAAGCAAGAACCT AGGAAAAAACTTCATGTGCCGACTACAGTGTATGTTCTCCCGTTCATCTGCTCCGGAGAG GCTAAGTTTAGAGGACACACAACAATGGTCCCAATCTTTGGAACGGCTCCTCGAGTCAAAAT ATGGATTAGCGACATTTCGCACGTTCCTCAAGTCAGAATTCAGCGACGAAAACATAGAGTTCTGGTTGACATGTGAGGACTACAAGAAAATTAGGTCGTCTTTCAGGATGACATCAAGGGCCAAGAAGATCTACGAGCAGTTCGTTAAAGCAGAGTCTCCTAAAGAG ATAAACATTGACTACCACACAAAGGAGCAAATCAAGAGAAATGTGAAGAGCCCAACCACCCAGTGTTTTGATGAGGCCCAGAAGATCGTGTACGGACTCATGGAGCGCGACTCCTACCCAAGGTTTCTGAGGTCTGAGATGTACAGAACTCTTCTGGACTCGCTTGCTGCAGACGCTGCCCGTGGATGA
- the LOC140538168 gene encoding regulator of G-protein signaling 21 — protein sequence MPKLLFSKIRIYEFRELIRNKKQLKTLDVLLSRKKQKNDIRCVLVQKITSTSDVPSRPQENDIFRPKLEKLLEDKCYLAAFRAFLQSEFSEENIEFWLACKEYKTSTSPSMRSKKAAQIYHEFLDPTAQNEVNIDYQTREKIKKSMKNPDPSCFEEAERLVFKLMERDSCPRFLKSAAYQNAKKKAMGAL from the exons ATGCCAAAGCTACTCTTCTCAAAGATAAGGATCTACGAGTTTAGGGAGCTCATTCGGAACAAGAAGCAACTGAAAAC acTGGACGTTCTTCTGAgcagaaagaagcagaaaaacGATATCAGATGTGTTTTAGTCCAGAAAATTACTTCCACATCTGACGTTCCTTCCCG CCCTCAGGAGAATGACATATTTAGGCCGAAGCTGGAGAAGCTGTTGGAGGATAAAT GCTACCTTGCTGCCTTTCGTGCTTTCCTCCAATCAGAATTCAGTGAGGAGAACATAGAATTTTGGCTAGCATGCAAAGAATACAAGACGTCAACATCTCCCAGCATGCGTTCCAAAAAAGCAGCGCAGATTTACCATGAGTTCCTCGATCCCACGGCTCAGAATGAG gtCAATATTGACTATCAGACACGAGAGAAGATCAAGAAATCCATGAAGAATCCAGATCCATCCTGTTTCGAAGAGGCTGAGAGACTCGTATTCAAGCTGATGGAGAGAGACTCCTGTCCGAGGTTCCTCAAGTCTGCGGCCTACCAGAACGCCAAAAAGAAAGCCATGGGCGCGCTGTAG
- the rgs13b gene encoding regulator of G-protein signaling 21 isoform X1, protein MTGLISEPLIKHFSMDRDDCKRSKNLGKNFMCRLQCMFSRSSAPESRLSLEDTQQWSQSLERLLESKYGLATFRTFLKSEFSDENIEFWLTCEDYKKIRSSFRMTSRAKKIYEQFVKAESPKEINIDYHTKEQIKRNVKSPTTQCFDEAQKIVYGLMERDSYPRFLRSEMYRTLLDSLAADAARG, encoded by the exons ATGACCGGCCTAATCTCTGAGCCGCTCATAAAGCATTTCAGCATGGATAGAGATGACTGCAAGAGAAGCAAGAACCT AGGAAAAAACTTCATGTGCCGACTACAGTGTATGTTCTCCCGTTCATCTGCTCCGGAGAG cAGGCTAAGTTTAGAGGACACACAACAATGGTCCCAATCTTTGGAACGGCTCCTCGAGTCAAAAT ATGGATTAGCGACATTTCGCACGTTCCTCAAGTCAGAATTCAGCGACGAAAACATAGAGTTCTGGTTGACATGTGAGGACTACAAGAAAATTAGGTCGTCTTTCAGGATGACATCAAGGGCCAAGAAGATCTACGAGCAGTTCGTTAAAGCAGAGTCTCCTAAAGAG ATAAACATTGACTACCACACAAAGGAGCAAATCAAGAGAAATGTGAAGAGCCCAACCACCCAGTGTTTTGATGAGGCCCAGAAGATCGTGTACGGACTCATGGAGCGCGACTCCTACCCAAGGTTTCTGAGGTCTGAGATGTACAGAACTCTTCTGGACTCGCTTGCTGCAGACGCTGCCCGTGGATGA
- the LOC140538001 gene encoding regulator of G-protein signaling 2-like: MRDTLCEKDMACSACLRNSELANEPKEITSRKNWRSRLGIFLKTSPLTKPARKHRKPYRPSPDDVNQWAESMENLMSSRDGMIIFRLFMKSEFCEENIEFWLACEEFRNIKSPAKRKARARGIYEEFIRSESPKEINLDFHTKDAIFQSLHSSTQSSFTAAQSKVYSLMESNSYPRFLQSQLYSQLYQLAQGKCKECATWE, translated from the exons ATGAGAGATACTCTGTGTGAGAAGGACATGGCATGCTCAGCTTGTTTGAGGAATTCCGAACTGGCCAACGAGCCCAAAGAAATCAC CAGCAGAAAAAACTGGAGATCAAGATTAGGAATATTTTTGAAGACCTCTCCGCTTACAAAACCAGCCAGAAAACACAGAAAGCCATACAG ACCAAGCCCTGATGATGTGAACCAGTGGGCAGAGTCTATGGAGAATCTGATGAGTAGTAGAG ATGGAATGATCATTTTCCGGCTGTTCATGAAGTCTGAGTTCTGTGAGGAGAACATTGAGTTTTGGTTGGCTTGTGAAGAATTCCGAAACATCAAGTCACCAGCAAAGCGCAAAGCCAGAGCGAGAGGCATTTATGAGGAATTCATCAGGAGCGAGTCTCCTAAAGAG ATAAATCTGGACTTCCACACCAAAGATGCCATCTTCCAAAGCCTCCACTCCTCAACACAGTCAAGCTTCACTGCGGCGCAGAGTAAAGTGTACAGCCTGATGGAAAGCAACTCTTATCCTCGCTTTCTCCAGTCGCAGCTCTACTCTCAGCTGTATCAGCTTGCACAGGGAAAGTGCAAAGAGTGTGCAACTTGGGAATAA
- the uchl5 gene encoding ubiquitin carboxyl-terminal hydrolase isozyme L5, translating to MSGSAGEWCLMESDPGVFTELIKGFGCKGAQVEEIWSMEPENFENLKPVHGLIFLFKWQPGEEPAGSIVQDSRLDQIFFAKQVINNACATQAIVSVLLNCTHSDMHLGETLTEFREFSHSFDAAMKGLALSNSEVIRQVHNSFARQQMFEFDAKSTSKDEDAFHFVSYVPVNGRLYELDGLREGPIDLGTCNQDDWINAVRPVIEKRIQKYSEGEIRFNLMAIVSDRKMIYERKISELQAQLSEEEPMDTDQGGNLLSSLQSEIAKYQLLIEEENQKLKRYKIENIRRKHNYLPFIMELLKTLAEYQQLIPLVEKAKEKQSAKKIQEAK from the exons CACAGAGCTGATAAAAGGCTTCG GATGCAAAGGAGCACAAGTCGAGGAGATCTGGAGCATGGAGCCAGAGAACTTTGAAAATCTCAA ACCAGTTCATGGCTTAATTTTCCTCTTCAAATGGCAACCTGGTGAGGAACCAGCAGGGTCCATTGTACAGGACTcgagacttgaccagatatttTTTGCCAAGCAG GTCATTAACAATGCGTGCGCCACACAAGCGATCGTCAGTGTGCTGTTGAACTGCACGCATTCTGACATGCACCTGGGTGAAACACTCACAGAGTTTAGAGAATTCTCGCACAGTTTTGACGCAGCA ATGAAGGGTCTTGCTCTCAGTAATTCTGAAGTGATTCGACAAGTTCACAACAGCTTCGCCAG ACAGCagatgtttgagtttgatgcAAAGTCGACATCTAAAGATGAAGATGCTTTTCATTTTGTCAGCTACGTACCTGTTAATGGTAGACTGTATGAATTGGACGGACTTCGTGAAGGACCTATTGACCTTG GTACTTGCAACCAAGATGACTGGATTAATGCAGTCCGGCCTGTAATTGAAAAAAGAATACAAAA GTACAGTGAAGGTGAAATCCGTTTCAACTTAATGGCCATTGTGTCAGACCGCAAGATGATTTATGAACGTAAAATTTCAGAACTGCAGGCTCAGCTGTCCGAG GAAGAGCCCATGGACACAGACCAGGGTGGAAATCTCCTCAGCTCCCTCCAATCAGAGATTGCCAAGTACCAGCTCCTGATTGAGGAGGAAAATCAGAAACTTAAAAGATATAAA ATTGAAAACATTAGAAGGAAGCACAACTACCTACCCTTTATCATGGAATTACTGAAGACCCTCGCTGAGTACCAACAGCTGATACCACTGGTTGAAAAG gCTAAAGAAAAGCAAAGTGCCAAAAAAATCCAGGAAGCAAAGTAG